In Pseudomonadota bacterium, one DNA window encodes the following:
- the secE gene encoding preprotein translocase subunit SecE: protein MAKTSPVEFVRQVRQEASKVTWPTRKETLITTATVLAMVVLVALFFFLIDQFFAWGVKAILGLGN, encoded by the coding sequence ATGGCGAAGACATCGCCGGTCGAGTTTGTCCGTCAGGTTCGCCAGGAAGCCAGCAAGGTTACCTGGCCGACCCGCAAGGAGACGCTGATTACCACCGCGACCGTGCTGGCCATGGTCGTGCTGGTGGCGCTGTTCTTCTTCTTGATCGACCAGTTCTTCGCCTGGGGCGTCAAGGCGATTTTGGGACTTGGAAACTAA